TTCTTTTCCGCAACTGCAGCTTTTGCTGCTTCACTGATGCTAGGCGCAATAATCACTTCAACAAATTGTTGATCGCAAATCGCCTGAGCCGTTGCAGCATCAAGCTCTCGATTAAACGCAATAATGCCGCCGAAAGCCGACTCAGTGTCGGTAGCGAAGGCTTTTTGATAAGCTGACAAAATATTATCGCACACTGCCACACCACAGGGGTTGGCATGCTTAACAATGACGCAGGCCGGCTCGGCATACTGCTTAACCGTTTCTAACGCTGCGTCTGTGTCAGCAATATTATTGTACGACAGTGCCTTACCCTGTATTTGCTGCGCTGTGGCAATCGAGCCTGCCGCGGGTGCGTGCTCGACATAAAATGCACTGCGCTGATGAGAATTCTCGCCGTAACGCATATCTTGTTGCTTGATAAATTGCAAATTGATAGTACGCGCAAAATCATCGTTACCACCGGGCACCTGATGACCAAAATAGTTAGCAATCGCGCCATCGTATGCAGCGGTATGCTCATAAGCTTTGATCGCCAGATTAAAACGCGTTGCCAAAGAAGTAGCGCCATTATTTGTCTGCATTTCAGCAATGATATCTGCATAATCACTGGCATTTACGACAATATTCACGTGCGCATGATTTTTTGCCGCCGCACGCACCATAGTTGGCCCACCGATATCAATATTTTCTACCGCATCGGCTAAGCTGCAGTCAGGGTTGGCGACTGTTTGCTCAAACGGATAGAGGTTAACCACAACCATATCAATCGCATTGATACCGTGCTCAGCCATCACCGACTCATCTTGTCCGCGCCGGGCAAGAATGCCACCATGCACTTTGGGGTGCAGGGTTTTGACTCGGCCATCCATCATCTCCGGAAAGCCAGTGTAATCTGACACTTCGGTCACCGCGAGACCGTTTTGCTGCAGTAGGCGGAAGGTGCCTCCTGTAGATAATAGCTCAACGCCTTGTGCGAGCAATGCTTGGGCAAATTCGACGATGCCAGATTTATCTGAAACACTGATTAATGCGCGTTTAACCGCAACCAGATCGGTCATGGGGGTACTCCATATGCAAGCGCGTTGAGCAACGCGCTGTTAAATCATTGTATTATTGTTGAATCACAATTCGGCAAGCGTTTATAGCATGCCGTATTGTTTTAGTTTTTTGCGCAAGGTGCCGCGATTAAGACCCAGAATATTTGAAGCCTTGGTTTGATTTTTGCGGGTGTATTGCATCACCGCTTTCAATAAAGGCTCTTCTACTTCAGCCAACACCATTTGGTACACATCAACCGCTTTTTGACCATCTAAATCTTTAAAATAGGTATCCATCGCCGCTGCAACCGACTCTCGAATCGACTGCGCATCGGCCAGTGGTGAGTCTGACTGATTGGCCGCCTGTAGTGCACGCTCTTGCTCTAATCGTTGCTGCGCCTGACGCTCTTTCGCTAAACGCTCTTGTTTCTTTCGTTCAAACGCTTTGCGATCCAGTTCAGCTAGGTCGAAAACTTGATGTTTCATAAATCACCCTAATCTTGTTTTACTCGTAATCATTAATGAATAGATGCTGCAATATCTGTCGCTGGCTCAGTTAATGCCGCGACAAACTGCAGCTGCGCTTGCAGTGAATCAAGCGCGTTAAATTGTTTGCTGATAGCCCGATCCATATTTAGCTGTTGCAGATACCAAACCATATGTTTTCTTGCAAAGCGTAAGCCCAAGTAGTCACCATAGAAGCTATGCAAAGCTTGAAGATGCGTGCTCATAACCCGCTGCTTTTCAGCAAAGCTGGGCTCGGTAATCGTTTGCTGTTGCAAGGCTTGACTGATTTGTTGAAAAATCCATGGCCGCCCTTGCGCTCCCCGACCCAACATCACGCCGTCTACGCCAGTCTCGGCTAAAATAAGTAAGGCTTTTTCGACTGAGCCAATATCGCCATTTGCTATCACCGGAATAGATATTGCCTGCTTAACCTCGGCGATGGTCTGATACTCTGCATGACCGTTAAAACGCATCGCACGGGTGCGGCCATGAATGGCCAGCGCCTGCACACCAGCCTGTTCAGCAATTTTACCAATGGTAACCGCATTTTTACTCTGTTCATCCCAGCCGGTGCGAATTTTCAAGGTTACCGGAATAGCGTGCTCTGCCATGGCCTCAACCACCCGGTTCAAAATGGCAGCCACTAAGGCCTCGTCTTTGAGCAGAGCAGAGCCAGCCGCGCGTTTACAGACTTTTTTCGCCGGACAACCCATATTGATATCCACAATCTCAGCGCCGTGAGCCACTGCCGCGACAGCAGCCTGACATAGCATGTCGGGGTCATAGCCAACAATTTGCATACTATTCGGCAAGGTCTGATGAGCAACCGTTTGTAAACGCTGAGTGGACTTTCGACTTTGCCAAAGCTCGGTATCGGCAATCAGCATTTCTGAAGTGGTGAGACCCGCGCCATATTGCTGACAAAGCTGACGAAAAGGCACATCAGTAACCCCAGCCATTGGCGCCAATAGGGCTTGAGAAGGAAGAGTGTGTGAACCTATATGGATCATTAGCCAAGCGTTTGTTATGGGTATAAAGATTGGTACAACATCTGGTGAGATACTGCGCAGCAATCCGCTTGATCAGATTGTGCAAAAATTCAGCAGCTCACTCAGGGGGTGGCTATCATACCGCCAGAAAAACCAAGATGGTAGTGTTGAACAGACAGAAACTGTATATTTTTTCTACAATGTAAATATGCCGCCGAAATCGCGCATATAAGCTGCCAACTTGGTCAACTTATATGCTATTGC
The Pseudomonadales bacterium genome window above contains:
- the purH gene encoding bifunctional phosphoribosylaminoimidazolecarboxamide formyltransferase/IMP cyclohydrolase, translated to MTDLVAVKRALISVSDKSGIVEFAQALLAQGVELLSTGGTFRLLQQNGLAVTEVSDYTGFPEMMDGRVKTLHPKVHGGILARRGQDESVMAEHGINAIDMVVVNLYPFEQTVANPDCSLADAVENIDIGGPTMVRAAAKNHAHVNIVVNASDYADIIAEMQTNNGATSLATRFNLAIKAYEHTAAYDGAIANYFGHQVPGGNDDFARTINLQFIKQQDMRYGENSHQRSAFYVEHAPAAGSIATAQQIQGKALSYNNIADTDAALETVKQYAEPACVIVKHANPCGVAVCDNILSAYQKAFATDTESAFGGIIAFNRELDAATAQAICDQQFVEVIIAPSISEAAKAAVAEKKNVRLLASGEWQDAAAEFDFKRVNGGLLVQDRDLGVITEAQLNVVTQRQPTADEIRDLLFTWKVAKMVKSNAIVYGKDGRTIGVGAGQMSRVNSARIAAIKAEHAGLSVAGSCMASDAFFPFRDGIDNAASVGISCVIQPGGSIRDEEVIAAADEAGMAMVFTGMRHFRH
- the fis gene encoding DNA-binding transcriptional regulator Fis; its protein translation is MKHQVFDLAELDRKAFERKKQERLAKERQAQQRLEQERALQAANQSDSPLADAQSIRESVAAAMDTYFKDLDGQKAVDVYQMVLAEVEEPLLKAVMQYTRKNQTKASNILGLNRGTLRKKLKQYGML
- the dusB gene encoding tRNA dihydrouridine synthase DusB, translated to MIHIGSHTLPSQALLAPMAGVTDVPFRQLCQQYGAGLTTSEMLIADTELWQSRKSTQRLQTVAHQTLPNSMQIVGYDPDMLCQAAVAAVAHGAEIVDINMGCPAKKVCKRAAGSALLKDEALVAAILNRVVEAMAEHAIPVTLKIRTGWDEQSKNAVTIGKIAEQAGVQALAIHGRTRAMRFNGHAEYQTIAEVKQAISIPVIANGDIGSVEKALLILAETGVDGVMLGRGAQGRPWIFQQISQALQQQTITEPSFAEKQRVMSTHLQALHSFYGDYLGLRFARKHMVWYLQQLNMDRAISKQFNALDSLQAQLQFVAALTEPATDIAASIH